The Rhodococcus antarcticus DNA segment AGCACCCGCACCACGAGGAACAGGACGGCACCCGCGGCGGCGTTGAACCAGAAGATCGCCCGCCAGCCCGCGACCGCGAGGATCACCGCCCCCAGCACCGGACCGAGCACCGCTCCCAGCTCCTGCACCGCACCGACCACGCCGAGCGGGGTACCCCGTCGGTCCGCGGGCCACAGGGCCGCCACCAGGGCGAGCGTCGCCGGGACCAGCCCGCCGCCGCCGACGCCCTGCACGAATCGACCCACGACAAGGACGTCCAGCTCCACGGCCAGCGCCGTCACCACTGAGCCCACGACGAAGATCGCCAGGCAGCCGAGCAGGACGCGGGCGCTGTCGAGCACGTCGACGATCCGCCCGGCCAGCGGGAGCGCCGCGAGGTAGCCGAGCAGGAACCCCGAGATGATCGGGGTGCCGCGCTGCAGGGCCTCGATGCCCAGCCCGACGCCGGCCATCATGTCGGTGAGCGCGAGGACGACGACGTAGGTGTCGGCCGCGGCGAGCAGGACGGCGATCGAGCCCGCCGCGAGCAGCGCCCTAGGGCTTGCTGATCTCAACCGCTGCGCCGTACTGGTCGAGCACCAGGTCGTAGGTCGAGGTCGACCCCGGGTAGAACGGCCCCGTCAGCTCCACCGTCCGCAGCTGCGACCCGTCGGGGACCACCCCGAAGGTGACGGTGAAGGTGCCGGTGCGGTCACCGACCACGAACAGGTCCGCGACGGCCGTGCCCGGGAGCGAGCCGGAGTAGGTGCTGAGTACCTCGCTGCCCTTGCGGGTGGAGCTGCCCGCCACCGGGTCCTTGGTCGCTGTCAGCAGCGATGTGAGACCGGTGCCCTGCGCGAAGAGGCGGGCGGGGTCGGGCGCCCCGAACGTCGCGGGGTCAACCACCGAGGGCGTTGAGGCGAAGGGCAGCGTCGCGTAGACCTTGCCGTCGACGGCCACCACCTTCGACGACGCCGTGGTTCCGGCGAGCACCAGCTGCAGCGTGCCCTGGAAGGCGGGGGCGTGCGTGCCCACGCCGTCGGCGCTGACCACGCCGGACACGGTGGAGGGCAGGTTCTTGCTGGTGAGCACGAGGTGCACCGACGACGCCGCGTCCACCGTGCCGGCAACGGTGGCCAGCTCCTGCGCGGGGCCCACCCCCGGGGCAGGGGACGACGTGGAGCCGGAGCAACCGGCCAGCGCGGCGCAGGCCAGGACCAGCCCCGCCCCCACCGACGCGACGGAGGTCCACCGGGCAGCCATGTCCTCAGCCTAGGGGTCGAGGCCGGGGCCTTGCGCCGATATTGCCGGGCTGTCTCGGCAACGGTGTTTCCGGCGGTTTCGATGAAAACGTTCCGGCTTGCGGCCAGCGGTCAGCGGTCGGCGGGGGTGTGTCCGGTGTTTCCCACATGGTGAGGGTGCATGTTCATGCAGCTGTGGGATGAGGTCGTGCTCCACCGGTCGAGCTGCACGGCGTGTGGTGAACCACGAGTTGCGGCGCGGGCGAGCGGCTGTTCGCACCAGGCAGTATTTCGTGGCATGAGGTATTGCCACGGAAGTAGCGCAGGGGGATGCTCCTGGGTGTGACGCGGCCGTACACGATGCGAGCCCGGGCAACCGCGGTTGCGGAGACCCGGGACCGGATCGTGGCCGCGGCGCTCGCGCTCGCGGAGGCGACCCGGTCGGCAGACCTCACGTTGGATGCCGTGGCCGCCCGGGCGGAGGTGGGAGTGCGGACAGTGCTGCGGCACTTCGGGAGCCGTGACGGCCTGCTGGAGGCGGTGTTCGCGGCTGGTCGCGTCGAGGTGGAAGAGGAACGGCTCGCCCCCGAGGGGGATGTCGACACAGCCTTGACGGCGCTGGTGGCGCACTACGAGCGCCGGGGTGACCTCGTCATGCACCTGCTCGCCCAGGAGGGCACCGAGCCCCCCATCGACGGGTTGCTCTCGGGTGGACGCGAGCTGCACCGGCGGTGGGTGAGGGGGGTCTTCAACCCGTGGCTGGTGGGCCCTGGTGCGGAAGGCGTGGTGGACCTGCTGGTCGTGGTGACCGACGTCTACGCCTGGAAGCTGCTCCGCCGCGACCGCGCGCTGTCCGCGGCCGACACCACAAACCGGCTGCGTCGTCTCGTCGACGCAGTCCTAGCCCACGAGGGAGAGCGCGACCACCATGTCTGACACCCGCACAGCGCGCGTGCTCGTCGCCACCGCGGACCTGGGGGGCAATGCCCCCCCGGCCTTGGGCATCGCTGCCCGCCTCGCCGCGGACGGGGCTGACGTGCACGTCATCGGCCACGACCGGCAGCGGTCGGCGGTTGCCGCATTGGGACTGGGATTCACCGCCTACACCCACCCCCGTGGGTACGACGCGCGGAAGCCCCGGTCAACGCCGTCGACCATTCGGGGTCTCGCCGGGCTGTCGTGCGACAGCGGCGTCGGGGTGGACCTGCTCGAGACCGCGGCGACCCGGCGCAGCGAGGTGCTCCTGGTCGACTGCATGCTGCTGGCAGCCCTGCGAGCCGGTGCTCGGTCGGGCCTCCCCACCGTTGCGCTCGTCCACACCTTTCCCGAATTCTTCACCGGGCCGTGGGCGCACGGTCCGATCGGCGCCCTGGCCACGCTGCGGGGGCTGCGGCCGGCGACGGTGTGGGCGGAACTGGCCGGCGCGGTGACGGTGTGTCTGCCCGAGCTGGTGGGGGCGAGCACGGCCTTGGGTGGCCCGGTGGTGGGCCCCGTGTGGCAGGGCACGCCGAGGCGCGCGACACCGTCCCCGGTCCGACCGGTGGTGTTGATCAGCCTGAGCACCGTGTGGTGGTCGGGCCAGGACGCCGTCGCGCAGCGGGTGCTCGACGCGGTCGGCGGCCTGGACGTCGACGCCATCTTCACCACCGGGCCGGCACTGGATCCTGCGGCGTTGACCGCTCCTGCCAACGTGGAGGTGCACCGCTGGGCCGACCACGCCGATCTGCTGCCCGGGGTCAACGCGGTCATCGGTCATGGTGGGCACGCCACCACGATGCTGGCGCTGGCGCACGACCTGCCACTGCTGATGCTGCCGATGCACCCCCTGGTCGACCAGCCGACCGTGGCCCGAGTCGTCGCCGAGCACGGCGCCGGCCTGAGGCTGCGCCGGAGCGCCCCCGTCGAGACGATCCGGAGCGCCCTCGACCGCCTCGTCACCGACCCCAGCTACCGCATCGCCGCCGGCGATCTCGGGGCCCGGATCCGTGGTCACGACGGGGCCGCCGCTGCCAGCCACTACCTACGCGGTCTCGGCCACAACCAGGACGCGGTCCCGAACACCACGTAGTTGGTGCAGAGCAGGTGTCTCGGCGTGAGCGCACGCCGAGCGCGTGCTGCCAGCAGCCCGTTGTGAGCCGCGTGCGGGCGCCGGTTCGCGGACACCTTCGAGGGACTGCGTGTGAACCTCAGGCGCGTCAAGGTGGGCCGCGGAACCCGTTGATTCCCTTCGCGTTACGGCGGCGCTGATCGTGTGCCTCTCATCCATGGGCGACCTCGCCCAGCGCGGTCCGCGGCTGCGGGCCGCTGGTGCTGACGGGTCGGAGTTGGTCGGTGAGGTAGTGCTGGAGGGTGGCGCCGAGGATGGGCGCGAGCTCGTCGGCGGCGGCCGAGGTGATGGGTTCGAAGCGCAGCACGTAGCGCGTCATGGCGAGGCCGACGACCTGGGAGGCCACCAGGGCGGCGCGGCGCTCGGGCTGGTCGGCTCCGATGCCCTCGACCAGCGGCCGGAGGATGACGCGCAGCAGCAGGGTGCGCAGCCGGTCGGCGGAGTCCTCGTGCGACACGGCGCCGCGCAGCATGGCGAGCATTGGCCCTTGCCCCGGCGCCCCGTCCCAGACCACCAGGAACGCGCGGACGATGCGCTCGCCGAGCCCGGCCACGCCCTCGGAGAGCAGCGCGCCGACGAGGGTCGCGGGATCCATCGGCAGCTCGACGGCCGCGTCGAACAGGCCGGACTTGCTGCCGAAGAAGTGTGTCACCAGCGAAGGATCGACCCCGGCGGTACGAGCGACGGCGCGCAGCGACGTGGCGGTGTACCCCTGGGCGCTGAAGGCTTCCCTGGCCTCGGCGAGGATCGCGTCGCGGGTGCCGCTGTCACCGGGTCGTCGGCCGGAGGGCTTCACGCGGAACGCCGCCGCAGCGTGGCTGCGCCCAGGGACAGGGCCAGCAGGGAGGCGCCGGCGACCACGGCGAGGTCGAGGGCGAGGTGGCCGCTGAGGGAGGAGGTGCGGGTGAGCTCCTGCATGCCGTCGACGGCGTAGGTGAGCGGAAGGAGGTCCGCGAGCCACTGCAGCGGCGTCGCCATCTCCTGGCGCGCCGCGAACAGACCGCACAGCAGCAGCTGCGGTAGGACCACGGCGGGGAGGAACTGCACGGCCTGGAACTCGTTGCGCGCGAAGGCGGACAGGAACAGCCCCAGGGCCATCCCCAGCAGGGCGTCGAGCACGGCGAGCAGGACGACGAGGACAGGGCCGGCGCTGACCTGGAGGCCCAGGGGGCCGAGGGCGACCGCGGAGGCGATCACGGTCTGCAGCACGGCCAGCGACCCGAAGGCGAGGGCGTAGCCGAACAGCAGGTCTCCGCGACCGAGGGGAGTGGTGAGCAGCCGCTCCAAGGTTCCGCTGGTGCGCTCGCGCAGCATCGCCACCGACGTCACCAGGAACATCGTGGTGAACGGGAACAGCGCGAGCAGTGGGGCGCCGATGTGGTCGAACACCTGGGGGACGTCGTTGTAGACGTACCGCAGCAGGGTGAGCAGCACCACGGGCACCACGAGCAGCAGGGCCAGGGTGCGGTGGTCGCGGCGCAGCTGGGTGAGGACCCGACGGGCGGTGGCGAGGGTGACCGTCAGCGTCATGCGGGGGCTCCTTCGGCGATCGCGAGGAAGGCGTGCTCGACGTCGGCGGTGCCGGTGCTCGCGAGCAGCCCGGCCGGTGAGTCGTCGGCGACGAGGCGACCTTCACGGAGCAGCAGCAGCCGGTCGCAGCGGCTGGCCTCGTCCATGACGTGGCTGCTGACCAGGATGGTCGTACCGGCGCCCGCGAGGTGGCGGAACAACCCCCAGAGGTCGCGGCGGAGAACAGGGTCGAGGCCGACGGTCGGCTCGTCCAGGACCAACAGGTCGGGGGTCCCCAACAGGGCGGTGGCGAGCGATACGCGGGCCCGTTCACCGCCGGAGAGGGACCCGATGAGCTGGCCGGACCGGGTGGCCAGGCCGACCTCGGTGAGCACCTCCGAGATGCGCCCGGCCGACGCGCCGAGGATGGCCGCGAAGTAGCGGAGGTTCTCCGCGATCGACAGGTCGGTGTAGACCGCCGGCGCCTGCGTCACGTACCCGACGCGGTGGCGCAGGGCGGCCGACCCGGCGGGCAGACCCAGGACCGTGACCATGCCGGCGACTCCGCTCTGCACCCCTACCAGCGCCCGCATGAGGGTGGTCTTGCCGGAGCCGGACGGCCCGAGCAAGCCGGTGATCCGGCTGGGCTCGAGGGTGAACGACACCTCGTGCAGCACGTCGGCGCGACCTCGCGTCACGGTGAGGCCTTGAACCTCCACTGAATGCATCACACGTTGAGTTGTACACCCGTTGAATTGGCCGGGCAAGCGACACCAGCATGTTCATGCGTGACTGTCGATGACGTCGCCACCAGTGCCGGCCTCGCCCGGGCGGTGCGGACGGGCCCATCCACCAGGTCGTGGCGGTCACCGCGGCGGCGGGGGCGTCATCCGGGAGGGCCGGGCAGGCGATGGACACAATGTCACCGCCGAACCGACCCTTGTACGACTCGGTACCGCACGACTGCACGGTGGCGGTCACTGGGTTGGAGGCGTGGATGTTCAGCGCCCAGGCCCCGTGGAGGGCAGCGGCGAGCGACCATGCAACGGCCCAGCCCCAGCGGCTGCGTGTCCACCAGCGGGGCCGCTGCACCAGCTCCCTGGCGCAGGACCTTCACCCGGCCCGGCCGTTGCCCGGCGCGAGCTCGCCGTCGACGGAGGGCGGACCGGCAAGCTGCCCGCCGGGGCAGCACGGCGTCGACCTGCGGGCCCTGCTGTGCACGCCTGCGATCGTGCCAGCCGAGCGTTTCGTGGCTACGACCAGCCGGCGCCATCGGTTCTCGCCGTTGCGGTTGCCAGTCCTCAGCGCTGGCGGGTCCGGATGGTGTCGATGCGGACATCGAGCTCGAGGTCGGACCAGAGGTGCTCGGCGGTGACGGCAGGAGCCTCGAGCCTGCGTGCGAGGGCGAGGCAGACTCGGTCGCCCAGGGAGAGCCCGCGGGCGGACACCTGGGGGTACAGCTGCGCGCTGGTGAGGGCGTCCGCGTCGGTGAAGGGGAGGACCTCGACCTGGGCACGGAGCGGGTCCAGGACGGTCCTCGGGTCCCGGTCGTTGCGCACGAGGACGGTGGCGACCTCGGCGAGGTTCACGGTGCTGATCGCGGCGCCGGAGGCGATGTGCTCGACCACGGCCTCGGCCCCGGGTTCACCGAACAGCAGGGCAAGCACCGCGGAGGCGTCCAGGACCGCAGTCACGCCGACCCGGTCTCGACCGCATCGGTCGCGGTGTCACGTCGTCGATCAGTGCGGAGGTCGTCGACGGCTGAGTGCTCGAGGCGCCCGGCGAGACCGAGCAGGGCGTGGGCGGCCGACCGGCGGCTCTGCAGCCGCACGGACCCGCCGGGTTCCTCGGTGATGACGAGCTCATCGCCCGGTTGCATCTCGAGGCGGCGCCGCAGGTCCGCGGGCAGGACGACCCGTCCGCGCTCATCGAGACGTGCTTTCCCACCCGATGCGGCCATGTGGGCAACTCTACGGATTGCCCCAACCATGTTGCTAGTGGGTGACGTGGTGAAACATCATTCGGGTCCGCAGGCCACCCCGGGGGGTGGTCCCGCCGCCTCGTCGGTCGTGCGGACGTTCAGGGGCGGGCCGGGGTGGCCACGTGAGATCTGACGGCGAAGGACAGGGTCGGGTCGCTTCCCGGGTCACCGGGCCCGGGGGTTTACGAGGATCTTGACGTGGTGCTCGTTGTTCGTGATGAGCTGCTCGAACCCTTCGGTGATCAGGCCATCCAGCCCGATCCTCGCGGTGATGAACGGGGCGAGGTCGACCTTCCCGTTCTGCACCAGCGCGATGGCGGCCGGGTGGTCGTTGGCGTACCCGATGGTGCCGCGCAGGTCGATCTCCTTGAGCACCAGCGCCGGCAGGTCCACCTCGGGCTTGTGCCCCCAGATCGAGACGTTGACGACCACCCCGCCAGGGCGCACGGCGTCGAGGAGCATGTCGAGCACCGGTGCCACCGAGCTGCACTCGAACCCGACGTCGGCGCCCCGACCGCCGGTGAGGTCGCGGACCTTCTGCGCCACGTCGCCGTCGCGGGGGTCGAAGACATCGTCGGCGACGCCGGTGTCGCGGGCCATCTGCTTGCGTGCCGCGCTCAGCTCGGAGACGTAGACGGTGAGGCCCGACGCTCGTAGCACCGCCGCGGTGAGCAGCCCGATCGGCCCGGCGCCGCCGACGATCGCTACGTCACCAGCCTTCGCCCCACTGCGCACGAAGGCGTGGTGGCCGACCGAGAGCGGCTCGATGAGGGCTGCCTGGTCCAGGGGCACGTCGCCGACGGGGTGGCCCCAGCGACGCTGCACGACGATCTTCTCGGCGAGGCCGCCGCCACGGCCACCGAGGCCGATGAAGTTCATGTCCTTGGAGAGCTGGTACTCCTGGCCCGG contains these protein-coding regions:
- a CDS encoding TetR/AcrR family transcriptional regulator, whose protein sequence is MAAALALAEATRSADLTLDAVAARAEVGVRTVLRHFGSRDGLLEAVFAAGRVEVEEERLAPEGDVDTALTALVAHYERRGDLVMHLLAQEGTEPPIDGLLSGGRELHRRWVRGVFNPWLVGPGAEGVVDLLVVVTDVYAWKLLRRDRALSAADTTNRLRRLVDAVLAHEGERDHHV
- a CDS encoding glycosyltransferase is translated as MSDTRTARVLVATADLGGNAPPALGIAARLAADGADVHVIGHDRQRSAVAALGLGFTAYTHPRGYDARKPRSTPSTIRGLAGLSCDSGVGVDLLETAATRRSEVLLVDCMLLAALRAGARSGLPTVALVHTFPEFFTGPWAHGPIGALATLRGLRPATVWAELAGAVTVCLPELVGASTALGGPVVGPVWQGTPRRATPSPVRPVVLISLSTVWWSGQDAVAQRVLDAVGGLDVDAIFTTGPALDPAALTAPANVEVHRWADHADLLPGVNAVIGHGGHATTMLALAHDLPLLMLPMHPLVDQPTVARVVAEHGAGLRLRRSAPVETIRSALDRLVTDPSYRIAAGDLGARIRGHDGAAAASHYLRGLGHNQDAVPNTT
- a CDS encoding LppX_LprAFG lipoprotein, which codes for MAARWTSVASVGAGLVLACAALAGCSGSTSSPAPGVGPAQELATVAGTVDAASSVHLVLTSKNLPSTVSGVVSADGVGTHAPAFQGTLQLVLAGTTASSKVVAVDGKVYATLPFASTPSVVDPATFGAPDPARLFAQGTGLTSLLTATKDPVAGSSTRKGSEVLSTYSGSLPGTAVADLFVVGDRTGTFTVTFGVVPDGSQLRTVELTGPFYPGSTSTYDLVLDQYGAAVEISKP
- a CDS encoding ABC transporter ATP-binding protein, encoding MTRGRADVLHEVSFTLEPSRITGLLGPSGSGKTTLMRALVGVQSGVAGMVTVLGLPAGSAALRHRVGYVTQAPAVYTDLSIAENLRYFAAILGASAGRISEVLTEVGLATRSGQLIGSLSGGERARVSLATALLGTPDLLVLDEPTVGLDPVLRRDLWGLFRHLAGAGTTILVSSHVMDEASRCDRLLLLREGRLVADDSPAGLLASTGTADVEHAFLAIAEGAPA
- a CDS encoding AbrB/MazE/SpoVT family DNA-binding domain-containing protein; this translates as MAASGGKARLDERGRVVLPADLRRRLEMQPGDELVITEEPGGSVRLQSRRSAAHALLGLAGRLEHSAVDDLRTDRRRDTATDAVETGSA
- a CDS encoding 2,3-butanediol dehydrogenase, giving the protein MRAARYHARHDIRIDEVPEPELRPGTVAIDVAWCGICGTDLHEYLEGPIFIPPAGSPHPISGEQAPVTLGHELSGTITALGDGVEGLEVGQGVVVEPYIVRDDVDTGPGQEYQLSKDMNFIGLGGRGGGLAEKIVVQRRWGHPVGDVPLDQAALIEPLSVGHHAFVRSGAKAGDVAIVGGAGPIGLLTAAVLRASGLTVYVSELSAARKQMARDTGVADDVFDPRDGDVAQKVRDLTGGRGADVGFECSSVAPVLDMLLDAVRPGGVVVNVSIWGHKPEVDLPALVLKEIDLRGTIGYANDHPAAIALVQNGKVDLAPFITARIGLDGLITEGFEQLITNNEHHVKILVNPRAR
- a CDS encoding ABC transporter permease, with amino-acid sequence MTLTVTLATARRVLTQLRRDHRTLALLLVVPVVLLTLLRYVYNDVPQVFDHIGAPLLALFPFTTMFLVTSVAMLRERTSGTLERLLTTPLGRGDLLFGYALAFGSLAVLQTVIASAVALGPLGLQVSAGPVLVVLLAVLDALLGMALGLFLSAFARNEFQAVQFLPAVVLPQLLLCGLFAARQEMATPLQWLADLLPLTYAVDGMQELTRTSSLSGHLALDLAVVAGASLLALSLGAATLRRRSA
- a CDS encoding TetR family transcriptional regulator is translated as MKPSGRRPGDSGTRDAILAEAREAFSAQGYTATSLRAVARTAGVDPSLVTHFFGSKSGLFDAAVELPMDPATLVGALLSEGVAGLGERIVRAFLVVWDGAPGQGPMLAMLRGAVSHEDSADRLRTLLLRVILRPLVEGIGADQPERRAALVASQVVGLAMTRYVLRFEPITSAAADELAPILGATLQHYLTDQLRPVSTSGPQPRTALGEVAHG
- a CDS encoding type II toxin-antitoxin system VapC family toxin, which encodes MTAVLDASAVLALLFGEPGAEAVVEHIASGAAISTVNLAEVATVLVRNDRDPRTVLDPLRAQVEVLPFTDADALTSAQLYPQVSARGLSLGDRVCLALARRLEAPAVTAEHLWSDLELDVRIDTIRTRQR